The stretch of DNA GGTAAAAGTTCTCAGGAACGGAATTGCCCTTGATCCCGAAGCTACTGAAAGTTCCGATTCTGTTGTCTACCGCAAGCAGCTGGCGACCATGTTTCTGGATATGAATGAATCGGGCCGGGCAATTGAACAGCTCAACAAGGTTATTGAACTTAACCCCAAGGATGCCGAGGCTCACTATTTGCGTGGGCAGATTTATCTTTTCGAGGGGCGCGGGCAACTGGCGGTTTCCGAATTCCGGCAGGTGATCAGGGATAATCCGGAAAGTGCTCCCGCCTACGTGCTCCTGGCCCGTGCGCATCTGATCAATGATGAAACAAGCATCGCCATTGAAAATCTTAAAGAAGCCATCAATCTTGATCCGGGCTACGGGCCGGCAAGGGAAGTGCTGATCAATACTTATCTGGACCGCAAGGACTGGCATCAGGCCATTCTTGAGTTGCAGCGTCTGCGGGAAAAGCGTCCTGATGATATCCAGATTATGGCGGCTATCGGCGATGTCTATGCCATTAAAGGGGACCGGAACCTTGCCAACCGTACTTTTTATGAGTTGTCAAAGGAGTTTCCCGATTCCCCGGTGGGGCAGATGAAAATGGCTGAACTGGCCCGTTCCGAAGGTAAGAATTCCCTAGCGGAAAAACATTATAACGCAGCCCTGAAGATTGCGCCGGAATCACTGGCCGCCATTCAGGGCAAGGTGGAAATTCTCACCGCCCAGAAAAAATATACCGCTGCGACAAAATTCTGTGAAAAATTACTGACTAAGTTTCCCGATAACCCGAGGATTTATGAGCTGCTTGGTCGTATTTATGCTGTAAGAGGTAATGTAGAAGCAGCGGAGACCAATTATACCCGGGCCACGGTGCTGGCCCCGGACTGGATGCTGCCGTATCTGCGCATCGGTGATCTTTACGTGAGTCAAAAAAAGCTCAAGGCAGGGATTGCCAAATTCAAGGATGAGGTCAAAAAAGACGGCGCAAGTCCCGGACCGCAGTTCATTCTGGGGCTCCTGTATGAGCAGAACGGGGATTATGATAAGTCTCGCGAGGTATATTCTCAATTGCTGAAACAGCATCCGGGATTCCAGCTGGCAGCCAACAATCTTGCCTACCTGCTGGCCACACGTTTTTCGGATAGTGGCGAACACATGGCAGAAGCTTTGAAGCTGGCCCGGATAGCGGCCAGCAGCCAGAGTCCCGAAGCCCTTGATACGCTCGGCTACGTGCTTTACCTGAACGGAGAGTATGAGCAGGCTTTGCATGTGCTTAACTCCGCGCTTCAGATACTGCCGGAATTTTCAGCTGCCCTTTTCCACAAAGCCATGGTCTACTATCGAGAAGGAAAGAATGATGATGCCAAGAAAATACTTAATAAGCTTTTGAAAAGTAAGGATGATTTTCCTGAGAAAAAGGAAGCTGAGAACCTGCTTAAGCGTCTTTAAGCTTAATGATCAACAATATATAAAAATGGAGGATGTAAAATTATGCATCCTTCATTTTTTTTGTTAGTATTATAGGTAACTACTCAGGTCCGTTTTTTGGTTCAGCTTTTGTTGTTTAAGCCCGGGAGGTATTATGGAATGGAAGATACATATCTCACCGCATATGCTTGAACCGGTTCACAGGATTCTCGATGTCGGTACCGGGCTGTTTCTTCTTCTGGGGCTCTATTACCATTTTTCCCCTGATTCTTTTGTTTCCAAGTCTACCCACATTGCTTTGCTGGTGTCCGTTACAGCTGCATTTTCTGTGGTCTCTTTTCATATCGCCGGGGTCTACCGGGAGTGGGCTGCTTCTGATCTTGTTGCGGAATGCAACCGCATAGTTGCGGCCATATTTCTCATTTTCAGCGGTTTGCTGCTGTCCGCTTATGCATTCAAGGTCTCAAGTATCTATTCCAGACGGGTCATTCTGGCGGCCATGTTCCTCTGGCCTGTATTGCTTTGTGTGGAACGTGTGCTCCTGCGTAAGATTGTTTTCCGTATATTTGCTGAAAATGTTGCGGCCCGCAGGGCTGTTGTGGCCGGGTGCGGAAAACTTGGACGTTCTCTTTCCGCCTGGGTGGATGATAATCCCTGGGCCGGAATACGGATTATGGCCTTTTTTGATTCGGTTGAATGTGACTGTGAGAGCAATTCACTTTGCGAGGGCACTTTGGATGATTTGCCTGCATATGTGAATAAGAATCATATTCAGCTTGTGTTTGTGGCTCTGCCCATGCGTGATGAATCCGTGCTCAATGAGCTTTTGCTGAGGCTGGAAGATAGCACCGCCCAGATTTATTTTTTCCCGGATATGTCCATTTTCAAGCATCTCATGGGCGGGGATGTGGCTCATGTGGCCGGGCAGACCGCCATCGTGCTCCGGTCTTCGCCTTTTGAAGGCATGAACGGATTCCTCAAGCGCATGGAGGATTTGATTATTTCCAGCATGATTCTGATCATGATTTCACCGCTTATGCTGCTTATCGCACTGGGAATCAAGTTGACTTCAAAGGGGCCGGTGCTGTTCAGGCAGTGGCGTTACGGGCTGGAGGGAGAGCCTTTCCAGATTTACAAGTTCCGGACCATGAAGGTGCTGGAGAATGGCTACAGCTTTACCCCGGCTACTGATAGGGACCCCCGGATTACGTGGTTCGGGCGTTTTCTGCGCAAGAACAGCCTTGACGAGCTGCCCCAGTTCCTGAATGTGCTGGCCGGGTCCATGTCTATTGTGGGGCCGCGGCCCCATGCGGTGAAGATGAATGAGGATTACCGCAAGCATATTCCCGGATACATGCTCCGGCATATCTCCAAGCCGGGCATTACCGGATTGGCGCAGATGAACGGTTATCGGGGCGAAATTAAAAATGATGAGGATATGCAGAAACGCATCTCTTTTGATATCGAATATCTGCAGCACTGGTCCGTACTCATGGACCTTAAGATCATTTTAAAAACCGTCTACAAGTTTGCGTGGAGACAGTAAAATTTCATGTCTGAAAAATGGCTTAACGGTTTAAATTCATTGAATAAGAACTTTTAAGAGATTTTGGAGGTCTTGTGAACAGTTTAAAATTATTTATTTTATGCTGCCTTGTCATTTTATTTGCATTAAATTCTCAGGGGGCTTCCGCTGAGCTGACTGTAAATGATGAATACAGGCTTGGATCTGAAGACATTATTGAAATTTCGGTCTGGGGCGATGAAGAGCTTGCACGGGAGGTTGTAGTCAGGCCCGACGGCGGGGTCTCGTTTCCCCTTGCCGGGGACGTGAAAGCCGGAGGGCTTACCGTTAACGAACTGCGCGATAAACTCAAAGAACGTATTAGCGAGTTTATTCCCGATGCTCCGGTTACGGTTATCCTGCGCAAGGTGGAGCACCCCAAGGTTTACGTCGTGGGAAAAGTTAATAAACCCTCAGTCCTCGTAATGGGGCAGGACATGACCGTGGTTCAGGCTCTGGCCATGTCCGGGGGCTTGAGTCCATTTGCGGAGAGCGGCAGCATCATTATCGTCCGCAGGTCCAAAGACGGCTCGCAGAAGGTTTTTCCCTTTGACTATGACGAATTGGCTGACGGCGAGAATTTAAAGCAGAATATTATCCTTAAACCCGGCGATACCGTCATCGTGCCTTAGGATATGTTTGCTTTAATCGGTTTAGACGGGGGAGTCAGATGTCCGGATCGGTTCGCAGAATCTTACGCGTTGCGGTATTCAGTCTTGTACTGGTGCCGGTCTGCGTTGTTCTCGCAGGGGAGGGAGGAATCTCCTGGCGGGTACGGATTCCTGTGATCCAGCCTCTTTCCGGCTGGTCCGGCAGGGCGGAAACAGGCTCGGCCGTTCATGTGGCAGATCTGAAGCTTCCGGTTAATGATGTGACCCTTTCGGCTGAACCGTTTGAACCTGTTGGTGAGCAGTCCTCCGTAGTCCGGGCTGTTGTCTCTGACGAAGTTGTGCGCAAGAGGGCGGCTGCTTCAGCTGTTCCTGCCGCCCCTGAACCTGTCGCCCCTGAACCTGTCGCCCTTGAATCTGTCGCTGAACCCGTGGCTGATGTTGAAGTCGGACCGGGCGTGGTCGCTTCAGTTGATGATATAAAGAGTGGGACTCCCGGCGGTAACGTCAAGAAAAAAGCTTCGGAAGCTGAGCAAAAGCGGGAATTTCAGGAGTCTGTTGAATCACACTCCGTATCTGTTATTCCCTCGGTTATCGCCCGCGAGAAGGAGGCTGTTGCTTCGGGGGATGACAGCTTTTACACCACACCCAAACGGGCAGTGGGGCTTTCCGGCAAGAAAGTAAAGCTGAAGCCTATTCTCAGGCTGCGCGAGATGTATGACAGCAACGTGGATTACAAGAAGTTTGATGATTTTGTGACCGAGATCACTCCGGCGCTCAAGGTTGATATTTATGATGAGGACCTGAAGATTAATTTCAGGGGGGATTTTATTTACAAGGATTACCTCAACCACAATGAGCTGGACAGGTATGATTACAATGTGGACCTTTCCGGCAGTTACAAATTCAGTCCGGCCCTTGAAGGCTCTGTTGATCTGAATCATAGGCGGTATCACAACCTTGACCAGAACACCTATGAGTCCGGCGGTGTGGATATTGATCCGACCATTATTTTAAAGACTTCCGCCACCCCTTCGCTGACCTGGCGCATGGGGGAGAAGGATAATCTGGTAATCAGCAACTATATCGATAAGACCAATTACGAACGCAGTTCCGATTCAGATTACCTGACCAATGTCTTGAGTTTTATCTGGGGGCATGCTCTAGATAATGAGCGAACTACTTTATATCTTGGTGAAATGAATACCTTTACCCATTACAGTCGTGAAATGGACGGATTTAAGAGTGATCAGGTCTCGTTTCAGGGGGTGGTCGGTATTGATCATCAGTTTACAGAGGGCTGGAAGCTTTCAGTTAAAGGAGGGCCGGGAGTTACTTTTTCTAATTATTCAAGTGACTCAATAACCGGTGATAGTACGGATTTTCTCTATCAGTTTCGTGCGGAGTTGGGGTATCGTGAGCTTACATTCAGTGTTGTTCCGGCCCTTGAAAGGACTGTGCGGCCCGGACGATACGGAGAGAACGAAATTTTTGATCAGGCGGAGTTGTATTTCAGGTATGAGTTTTCTGAGTATCTGACTCTGGATATGATCAATACTTACTGGATGAATGAGTCGGATGGAAAGAGCGGCGGAAGCAGGCATAAGGCTACCGGCGTGTTTTCTCAGTCGGTGGTGAACTGGATATTCGAAGAAGATTGGAGCGCGTATTGCGGGGTCAGCGTCAACTATTCACGCAATGAGATCAGCGGTACCAATAATGAAAGGTTCAGAAGCTGGGTCGGGATATCATATGCATTCCCGACCGAGATAAATTAAGAGAGGCCATATGCAGGAAAGCTCGGAGATTGCATATTATCTTGATGTATTGAAGCGCAGGAAATACCAGTTCCTTCTTCCGGCGGGGGTTGTGTTTTCGCTGATCGTTATTCTGGCTTTCGTGCTTGCTCCGGTCTACAAGTCCACGGCAACCATCCTTATTGAGGATCAGGATATCCCGCAGGATCTGGTTCAGACTACGGTTACAGGTTTTGTGGAAGAAAGGTTGCAGGCTATCTCACAGGTTGTTCTCAGTCATGGTAACCTTTTGAATATTATCAAGGAATTTGAGCTGTATCCCGATCTGGTCGGCAAATACACCACTGAGGAAATTATTACCAAGATGCGTGAGGATATCCAGCTGGAACCCATTACCGCTGAGGTTACCAACCAGTATTCCGGCCGTCCGGGAACGGCTACCGTTGCATTTACCCTCTCTTACGAAGGGCGGCGTCCGCAGAAGGTGGCGCAGGTGGCAAATGTGCTTACCTCCCTTTATCTGAAGGAAAACCTGAAGGAGAGAGAGGAAAAAGCCAAGTCCACCTTTGAATTCCTTGAATTGCAGCTTGCCGAGTTGCGGTCTGAAATTCTGGAGCTTGAATCCAGCATAGCCGTTTTCAAGGAGGAGCATGTCAACCAGCTGCCGGAGTTGCTGGTCCATAACATGAACTCCATGGAGCGGTTGCAGCGGGAGCTGGATCAGGTGCAGGAGCAGATTGCATCACTCAAGAACCGCAAGGTTTACCTTGAAGGACAGCGGGCGAGCATTGATCCCCGGCTGCGTATTGTAGCAAACGACGGGACCCGCTTTTCCACCGCCCGTGAGGATCTGGAAAAACTGCGTCGCGAATATCTTTCTTTGAAATCAAGATACTCATCACGTCATCCCGATGTGCAGGCCATGAAAAAGCAGATGCAGGCTCTTGAAGAGGAAGTTGATGCTGCAGAAAACATCGATTCCCTGAACCGGGAAATCAGGAATAAGGAGCAGGAGTTGACTGTCCTGCATAAGAGATATTCGGATAAGCATCCTGAAGTGATCATGCTCCGCAAGCAGATTGATGCTCTGAACGAGAGTCTGGAGGAAGCGGCTTTGCAGGACAGCATGTTTGAGTCGGCATCCGACCTGCCGGATAATCCGGGTTATATTCAGATCGAAACCCAGATTGCCTCCACCGAGCTTGAGATTGCCGAGGCTGAGCGTAATTATGCGGAACTGGTCAATCAGTACAGGGCCTATCAGCACAGGGTGGTCAGTACCCCGCAGGTGGAGCAGGAATACAAAATACTGCTGCGCGATTATGATAACGCACAGCTAAAGTATCAGGATATCAATAACAGATTGCTGGCCGCACGCGAAGCCAAAGGACTGGAGCAGAGCCAGCTGGCTGAACGGTTTACCCTGATTGATCCGCCTATTGTCCCGGAAAAACCCATTCGGCCCAATCGGCTGGCGTTGATACTTGTCGGCTTTGTGCTGGCTCTCGGCGTGGGGGCGGGGACCGGAACAGTGCTGGAGTTTATGGACCGTTCAATTCGGCGGCCTGAAGAACTTTCGTCTATAGTGAAGTATCCGGTACTGGCCATTGTGCCCTATTGGGAGACCGAGCTTGAAGCAAGGGCCATTGTGCGCAAAAAATGGGTAATGCTATTTACCGTTTTTTCTTTCATGATGCTCAGTGTGGCAGCGGTCCATATTTTTTATATGCCGCTGGATATTATTGCTGTAAAAGTAGTGCGTAAGGTGATTTTGAACTTCTAGAGGACAGGGAGTCAGGATGAGCAAATTGCTCAAGGCTGTTGAAAAGGCCAGACGAAACCGCATGCTGCAGGAAGAGCAGCTTAAAGCAGAAAGTGTGAACGAGTCTGCCGGTTCTACTGTGCCTGATATGCCGCCACCAATGCCGGAAGACAGTATCGGCGACAATGCTGCTGATAGTGATGGCGGACAGGATAAATGCAGCATCGTTCCGACTTCTTTTTATACCGACGATATTGTTCTGGATGAATTGCAACTGGCGAAAAACAGGATTCTGACCAAAAACAGCAGTGCTTCATTTACGGATATTTACAACCTGCTGCGGACCCAGATTTTTCACCGTACCAAAAGGAAAAATCACAATGTGCTGATGGTTACCAGTGCCATGCCCGGCGAAGGGAAGACCATCACCTCCATCAATCTGGCCATAAGTATTGCCCGCGAGGTGGACCAGTTCGCCCTGCTGGTGGATACTGACATGCGTAACCCAAGTATTCATAAGTATCTGGGAATAGAAGTGGAAAAGGGGCTGACCGATCATCTGCTCCATGATATTCCTGTTCCGGACCTTTTGATCAAGCCGGGTATTAACAAGCTTTCTTTCCTTCCCGCCGGGGAACCCATCAAGGGGTCCACGGAGATACTCGGTTCTCCCAAGTTGCAGGAATTAATTACGGAAATGAAGGACCGTTATCCGGACCGTTATGTTGTCTTTGATTGCCCGGATCTGCTGCATGCACCTGATGCGCTGGTTTTTTCCAGTTATGTGGATGGGATAATTTTTGTTGTGGAAGCAGGTAAAACTTCTCGCGAATATGTCCAGAAGGCTCTTGGTCTTCTGGAAGGACGAAATATTGTAGGCGTTGTTTTGAATAAGACCGAAAGGGAAAGTCTGGACGTTGTCAGCTGAGGCGGTGACTGAATGTATCGTGAGTTCTACGGCTTGGATGAAAAGCCATTCAATATTCTCCCTGATCCTGAATATTTTTATTTGAGTCAGTGGCACCAGCAGGCCATCACCCATATTGATTACGGGTTGATGAACGGAGACAGCCTTATCCTGCTTACCGGGGATGCAGGCACAGGCAAAACTTCCATTATCTATAAGCTGCTGCTTGAACACAGCGAAGACACCATTGTCGGTGTTATCTTCAACAGTGCTGTGGGCGGGGATCATATCGTGGAAATGATCCTTACCGAGCTTGAAGCTGAAATGCCGGAGAACCCTACCCCGGCATCCTGTCTCGATGCCCTGCAACAGCATCTGCTGAAAATTTATACTGAAGGTGAGAAACGGGTCCTGCTTATTTTGGATGAGGCTCAGAATCTGAGCGATGATGCTCTTGAGCAGGTGCGCATGATTTCCAATCTGCAGGCCGGGAAGGATAACCTTATCTCTATCCTTATGGTCGGGCAGACCGGTTTTCGCGACAGGTTGCGTAAGGCCCAATACAGCCAGATTGTGCAGCGCATTGTGGTTAGTGCCCATCTTTCCCGGCTGCGGGAGCAGGAAGTGAAGGAGTATATCTACTATCGTTTGCGTCAGGGCGGAGCCGAAGATCCGTTCATGATATTTACGGAAAATGCGTTAGCCAAGATCTGTGAGTATTCTCACGGAATTCCGCGTAATATTAATGTGCTTTGCGAGGGGGCCCTTATTTTCGGGTTCGCAGATGACATTACTCCCGTTACCGCTGATATTGTGGAGACTTTTGCCAGGGAGCGCATAAATGACGGGCTGCTCACTGTCCCGGAATCAACCCGTTGCTATGCTGAGGATGAGGTCGGTCGCTATATTGATGATCTGGAAAAAAGGGTGGCCAGCCTTGAATCTTCCGTGGGTATTGTGAAGCGGACTCTGGTTAAAATCATACAGAAGATTAAGCGCTTGAACGGAAAATAGTTATAGGAGGCGCGATGCGGCTTAAACCGGTTCTGGGTGCTTTGGTTTTGTTTTCGGTACTCTGGATTCCTTGTGCCGTGTCTGCCGCCGGATCTTCTGTTGCCGGCTATTCTGTTTTCAAAGAACGCCCCCGGCTCTATTTCAATAAAACCAGACTTAAGGAATTGCGTTCCCTGAAAGACGTGAAACCTTATTCCGATTTTCTGCGTATTATCCGTAAACGCGGGCGCGGACAGGTGGGCCACCGGGCACCTTCAAATCTGCTGCGTTACAATGAGGAAACTTTGCGTGTCCCGGCCAATGGGCTGGTTAACCATGCTTTTTACCATCTTATCACCGGAGATCTTTCTTCCTTTGCCACAGTACAGAATTTGTTGAGGACTTTTTGTTCTTCACCGGACTGGGCGAGCAATGAGGATCTCGGGGCGGCTCACAGTCTTTTCGCCTTATCAGTTGCTTACGACTGGCTGTACGATGACCTTTCGTCGGCCCTGCGGCTGATGGTCAAGGATGCTATCATTGAACACGCTGAAATTCTGGATGAAATAATCCGTAGCAAACGGCTTTGGTGGGCACAGGATAGGGGGCTGCTTCAGAACCATAATTACGTGAATACCGGAGCACTGGCCGTGGCCGGGATCGCTCTCTACGGGGAGGATCGCAGGGCTGAAAAATGGCTGAAGACGGCTGAGAAAAATTTTGACCGTGTCCTGTCTCTGCTTTCACCGGACGGCGGGTCCCATGAGGGAATCGGATACTGGAGTTACGGAACCCTCTGGCTGCTCAATTATTATATGGCCATGGCTCCGGCGCAAGGGCTGGAGAAAGTGCGTGACAACGGATTCCTGCGTAATACGGCTAAATTCCGGCTTTATGCTTCACTGCCCGGTTTTCAATATAATGTTGATTTTGCCGATTCGCCCATAGTGGATTTTTACGGTCCGGGAGCGATTCTGCGCTGTCTTGGCAGGATTTTTAAGGATGGGCATGCCCAGTGGCTGGCTGCTGAAGTAGAACGCAAACGACGCATGAGCACAATCCTCTGGCAGGATTACGTCTGGTATGATCCCGATCTTAAGCCGCAGGGCCCGCAGGATCTGCCCCTGCATGCGTGGTTTGATAATCTCGGTATTCTGCTGACCCGTTCTTCGTGGGAGGATGATGCTTCTCTTGTTTTTTTTAAATGCGGTCCGCCGCAGGGATTTCATGCTTTGTCCAAAGGTAATTTCCCCGGTTCGCACATCCACCCGGATGCCGGACATTTCGGGCTTTGGTCGGGTAAGCGTTCGCTGGTCAACGATGACGGATTTCTGCTTAAGAAATTCTCCATCAACCACAATATTCCGGTCTTCAATAAAATCGGCCAGTTGGGAGAGGGAACAGCTGTTTTTATGCTTCTCAACTATAAAAAGGGCAAGGGGGCGACCCCGAAACCGCGTTATGTGAGCGGAAACGGTTATCAGGGTGTGGAGGTCGAACTGGCCGGATATTATCCGGCATCGGTGCGTCCGAAATCGTGGAAACGGGCGATCGTGGTTATTAATGGAGCGGATATTTTTGTGCGTGACCGTATCGTTCCTGCGGGCAACACTTCCATTTTTTATCCCATGCATCTCTACCGCAAGGCCCGTCTGGTGCGTAAGGCCGGTGACGGAAAACTGTGTATTGAGCGGGACAGCGGTTATGCACTGAATTTTCATGGTGAAGGTTTCAGTACTTCTCTTAAGCGTTACGCCGGGCTGTTGCGGTTCATGGGCAAGAAGATTCCCCGTTCCGGCATGCTTTTTCAGGCGGAGCGCAAAACATCAGCACCTTCGACCATGTTTACGGCAGTGGGCAGGCCTGTTGACGGATGCACAAATCCGGAACTTTTGGTCAGTCCTGTGAGCGGAGACAGTGTTGAAGTTGAGTGCCGCGGCGGCAGGTATCGCATTGATTTTTCCAGGCTCGGGGTGCAGAAATTATGATCCATGTATTTTTGCTTTATGACAGCAGATCAGGTTCCACGCTGCTTTCTTCACTGCTTAACCGTTACGCCGGGGTTGTGGTTACGCAGGAGAGTCATTTCATCCCCCTTGTGCTGGAAAGCTACCCGGATGAACAAGCCATGGACGTGGATGGGCTGCTGGACCTTCTTTATTCAGAGCCCCGTTTCTGTGAATGGGGAATCGGGCGGGAGAATCTGCGCAACAGGCTGGATGGGCTTGAGCGGTTAACTTACCGTACTGTGTTTGATGCTGTTTTCAGGGAATATTTTAAAGTGCGCGGTGAAGGTCAGCCGGAAGTGCTCGTTATCAAGGGAGCGCGGCACGATTTTCATCTAACCCGACTGCGGGAAATTTTTGAAGGCGCGAGGTTTATCTCGCTGATTCGTGACGGGCGGGCGGTCTATAATTCCAAGCTGGACATGGTTTCCCTGACCGGAATGAAGATGTCCAACAATATTTTTCAGGCCGCTTTTGATTGGAAGAAAATGTTGCGCAGGCTTGCCGGGCAGTCTCTGATCCGCTTGCGTTTTGAAGATCTGCTTGCCGAACCGGAAGCTGAGGTGTCGCGGCTGCTTGCTGCGCTGGGTGTCAGCTCCGCAGGGCGTGAATTTGTTTCATCGCAGCAGGAGTATTATGAGCTGATCGGCAAAAAACAGAAGCATCTGCATGCAAATGTAGGCCGGGACCCGGACCGCAAAATTGCAGTGAAATGGAAAGACCGCTTGAGCGCGGCGCAGATTCAGCTTTACGAACTGATTTGCGGCCCTGAACTTTTACAGAACGGCTATGAGCTCTGCGCTCCCGGAAATGTGCCGTTTAAAGAAAGTACCGGGCTTATCCTCGGACAGGGGTTGCATTGGATATGGCTCAAGGTGCGCAATATTTTTTACTATACCTTTATTGAGCGCAGTATTCTCCGCAAGCTGAAGGAGAAGAAGTTTGAGTAGCACCCATTCTAATCTGAAAAAACTTATCCTCGTCTTCACTGCCAAGGGAGTGAAAGGTGTGGGCGGGCTGCTGCTGGCCTGGGTGCTGGCCAAGAAGTACGGGGCTTACGGTTCCGGGGTGTTTTTTA from Desulfovibrio sp. JC010 encodes:
- a CDS encoding polysaccharide biosynthesis/export family protein produces the protein MNSLKLFILCCLVILFALNSQGASAELTVNDEYRLGSEDIIEISVWGDEELAREVVVRPDGGVSFPLAGDVKAGGLTVNELRDKLKERISEFIPDAPVTVILRKVEHPKVYVVGKVNKPSVLVMGQDMTVVQALAMSGGLSPFAESGSIIIVRRSKDGSQKVFPFDYDELADGENLKQNIILKPGDTVIVP
- a CDS encoding lipopolysaccharide biosynthesis protein, whose translation is MQESSEIAYYLDVLKRRKYQFLLPAGVVFSLIVILAFVLAPVYKSTATILIEDQDIPQDLVQTTVTGFVEERLQAISQVVLSHGNLLNIIKEFELYPDLVGKYTTEEIITKMREDIQLEPITAEVTNQYSGRPGTATVAFTLSYEGRRPQKVAQVANVLTSLYLKENLKEREEKAKSTFEFLELQLAELRSEILELESSIAVFKEEHVNQLPELLVHNMNSMERLQRELDQVQEQIASLKNRKVYLEGQRASIDPRLRIVANDGTRFSTAREDLEKLRREYLSLKSRYSSRHPDVQAMKKQMQALEEEVDAAENIDSLNREIRNKEQELTVLHKRYSDKHPEVIMLRKQIDALNESLEEAALQDSMFESASDLPDNPGYIQIETQIASTELEIAEAERNYAELVNQYRAYQHRVVSTPQVEQEYKILLRDYDNAQLKYQDINNRLLAAREAKGLEQSQLAERFTLIDPPIVPEKPIRPNRLALILVGFVLALGVGAGTGTVLEFMDRSIRRPEELSSIVKYPVLAIVPYWETELEARAIVRKKWVMLFTVFSFMMLSVAAVHIFYMPLDIIAVKVVRKVILNF
- a CDS encoding ExeA family protein → MYREFYGLDEKPFNILPDPEYFYLSQWHQQAITHIDYGLMNGDSLILLTGDAGTGKTSIIYKLLLEHSEDTIVGVIFNSAVGGDHIVEMILTELEAEMPENPTPASCLDALQQHLLKIYTEGEKRVLLILDEAQNLSDDALEQVRMISNLQAGKDNLISILMVGQTGFRDRLRKAQYSQIVQRIVVSAHLSRLREQEVKEYIYYRLRQGGAEDPFMIFTENALAKICEYSHGIPRNINVLCEGALIFGFADDITPVTADIVETFARERINDGLLTVPESTRCYAEDEVGRYIDDLEKRVASLESSVGIVKRTLVKIIQKIKRLNGK
- a CDS encoding polysaccharide biosynthesis tyrosine autokinase, coding for MSKLLKAVEKARRNRMLQEEQLKAESVNESAGSTVPDMPPPMPEDSIGDNAADSDGGQDKCSIVPTSFYTDDIVLDELQLAKNRILTKNSSASFTDIYNLLRTQIFHRTKRKNHNVLMVTSAMPGEGKTITSINLAISIAREVDQFALLVDTDMRNPSIHKYLGIEVEKGLTDHLLHDIPVPDLLIKPGINKLSFLPAGEPIKGSTEILGSPKLQELITEMKDRYPDRYVVFDCPDLLHAPDALVFSSYVDGIIFVVEAGKTSREYVQKALGLLEGRNIVGVVLNKTERESLDVVS
- a CDS encoding DUF4962 domain-containing protein, with amino-acid sequence MRLKPVLGALVLFSVLWIPCAVSAAGSSVAGYSVFKERPRLYFNKTRLKELRSLKDVKPYSDFLRIIRKRGRGQVGHRAPSNLLRYNEETLRVPANGLVNHAFYHLITGDLSSFATVQNLLRTFCSSPDWASNEDLGAAHSLFALSVAYDWLYDDLSSALRLMVKDAIIEHAEILDEIIRSKRLWWAQDRGLLQNHNYVNTGALAVAGIALYGEDRRAEKWLKTAEKNFDRVLSLLSPDGGSHEGIGYWSYGTLWLLNYYMAMAPAQGLEKVRDNGFLRNTAKFRLYASLPGFQYNVDFADSPIVDFYGPGAILRCLGRIFKDGHAQWLAAEVERKRRMSTILWQDYVWYDPDLKPQGPQDLPLHAWFDNLGILLTRSSWEDDASLVFFKCGPPQGFHALSKGNFPGSHIHPDAGHFGLWSGKRSLVNDDGFLLKKFSINHNIPVFNKIGQLGEGTAVFMLLNYKKGKGATPKPRYVSGNGYQGVEVELAGYYPASVRPKSWKRAIVVINGADIFVRDRIVPAGNTSIFYPMHLYRKARLVRKAGDGKLCIERDSGYALNFHGEGFSTSLKRYAGLLRFMGKKIPRSGMLFQAERKTSAPSTMFTAVGRPVDGCTNPELLVSPVSGDSVEVECRGGRYRIDFSRLGVQKL
- a CDS encoding tetratricopeptide repeat protein; this translates as MRKNILALILIIAAVCLLSGCEKRRDDFYQKAVEYYNKKMFTEAGLEIKNALSIDPECASCRLLLGKVALEKGNFQGAFINFRYATDLDPELVEAKVELSKLYLLAREYDDAGDMARMALNLDASNIEARLVLASVLAENKKFFEAEKMLEIALNEDPGNPDVYLSMSSVYTRQDKMKKAEEALLEGISRIPRDPSLLMKTVAFYRSTNQNDKAMQYVEKLLDAGEGDPRIEVFAAEFYSASGNLAKASELLADVVHSHPEKAEYRVIYSRILNSQKKFLETEKVLKEGLALDTASLPIRTALAGLYMSQGRQEEAVKVLRNGIALDPEATESSDSVVYRKQLATMFLDMNESGRAIEQLNKVIELNPKDAEAHYLRGQIYLFEGRGQLAVSEFRQVIRDNPESAPAYVLLARAHLINDETSIAIENLKEAINLDPGYGPAREVLINTYLDRKDWHQAILELQRLREKRPDDIQIMAAIGDVYAIKGDRNLANRTFYELSKEFPDSPVGQMKMAELARSEGKNSLAEKHYNAALKIAPESLAAIQGKVEILTAQKKYTAATKFCEKLLTKFPDNPRIYELLGRIYAVRGNVEAAETNYTRATVLAPDWMLPYLRIGDLYVSQKKLKAGIAKFKDEVKKDGASPGPQFILGLLYEQNGDYDKSREVYSQLLKQHPGFQLAANNLAYLLATRFSDSGEHMAEALKLARIAASSQSPEALDTLGYVLYLNGEYEQALHVLNSALQILPEFSAALFHKAMVYYREGKNDDAKKILNKLLKSKDDFPEKKEAENLLKRL
- a CDS encoding undecaprenyl-phosphate glucose phosphotransferase; this translates as MEWKIHISPHMLEPVHRILDVGTGLFLLLGLYYHFSPDSFVSKSTHIALLVSVTAAFSVVSFHIAGVYREWAASDLVAECNRIVAAIFLIFSGLLLSAYAFKVSSIYSRRVILAAMFLWPVLLCVERVLLRKIVFRIFAENVAARRAVVAGCGKLGRSLSAWVDDNPWAGIRIMAFFDSVECDCESNSLCEGTLDDLPAYVNKNHIQLVFVALPMRDESVLNELLLRLEDSTAQIYFFPDMSIFKHLMGGDVAHVAGQTAIVLRSSPFEGMNGFLKRMEDLIISSMILIMISPLMLLIALGIKLTSKGPVLFRQWRYGLEGEPFQIYKFRTMKVLENGYSFTPATDRDPRITWFGRFLRKNSLDELPQFLNVLAGSMSIVGPRPHAVKMNEDYRKHIPGYMLRHISKPGITGLAQMNGYRGEIKNDEDMQKRISFDIEYLQHWSVLMDLKIILKTVYKFAWRQ